A single genomic interval of Flavobacterium sp. N2820 harbors:
- a CDS encoding anhydro-N-acetylmuramic acid kinase, whose product MFKEYYNVIGVMSGTSLDGVDLAYIKFNNSGRWSFTICASETISYPTEWLTKLKNAIHFNPAELDELNVSYTKLLASLISEFISNHNLTAIDAICSHGHTILHQPQNGFTLQIGNLPILRELVPHTIVCDFRVQDVQLGGQGAPLVPIGDELLFSEYDYCLNLGGFSNVSFSENGHRVAFDISPVNTVLNFYANDLGFPYDDGGGIAKSGTIHHELLQKLNDLDFYKAPYPKSLGMEFVNEEIFPLMESFAIESKDKLCTFVEHIAMQIAMICSKPQSKLFITGGGTYNAFLIARLQHYLPTTALIIPNDQTIQFKEALIFGFLGVLRLRNEINILSSVTGATKNHSSGVIFK is encoded by the coding sequence ATGTTTAAAGAATACTACAACGTTATAGGAGTTATGTCGGGCACATCGTTAGATGGAGTTGATTTGGCTTACATAAAATTCAATAATTCAGGGCGTTGGTCTTTTACTATTTGTGCATCAGAGACCATTTCATACCCCACTGAATGGCTAACAAAGTTAAAAAATGCCATTCATTTTAACCCCGCTGAATTAGACGAATTGAATGTGTCCTACACTAAATTATTAGCTTCACTAATTTCTGAATTTATTTCTAACCATAATCTTACAGCAATTGATGCGATTTGCAGTCATGGTCATACGATTTTGCACCAACCACAAAACGGATTTACACTTCAGATAGGAAATCTTCCAATTCTTCGAGAATTAGTGCCTCACACCATTGTTTGTGATTTTAGAGTACAAGATGTGCAATTAGGAGGTCAAGGTGCCCCTTTAGTGCCAATTGGAGATGAATTGCTTTTTTCGGAGTATGATTATTGCTTGAATTTAGGTGGATTTTCGAATGTTTCATTTTCTGAAAATGGACATCGAGTTGCCTTTGATATTTCGCCAGTAAACACCGTGTTGAATTTTTATGCAAATGATTTGGGTTTTCCTTACGACGATGGTGGAGGAATAGCAAAATCAGGAACAATCCATCATGAATTATTGCAAAAATTAAATGATTTGGACTTTTATAAAGCACCTTATCCAAAATCATTAGGCATGGAATTCGTTAACGAAGAAATTTTTCCTTTGATGGAATCCTTTGCTATTGAATCTAAAGACAAACTATGCACTTTTGTAGAACATATCGCCATGCAAATTGCTATGATTTGTTCAAAGCCACAATCCAAATTATTTATTACTGGAGGAGGAACTTATAATGCATTTTTGATTGCACGTTTACAACATTATTTACCTACAACAGCACTAATTATTCCAAATGACCAAACGATACAATTTAAAGAAGCATTAATTTTTGGATTTTTAGGTGTCTTGCGATTGCGCAACGAAATTAATATATTGTCCTCAGTAACAGGGGCAACGAAAAATCATTCCTCAGGAGTAATCTTTAAGTAA
- a CDS encoding VOC family protein, translated as MAQINPHINFNGNAEEAFHFYQSVFGGAFTQIIRFKDLESPEYPVAEKEAKKIMHIALPIGNSVLMGNDVPEILGHVDENENRSKIVITAESREEADHLFKGLTVGGTIEYPMSESPWGSYFGMFRDQYGIEWMVSFDAK; from the coding sequence ATGGCACAAATCAATCCGCACATCAACTTCAACGGCAATGCAGAAGAAGCATTTCATTTTTACCAAAGTGTATTTGGTGGCGCATTTACGCAAATTATCCGCTTCAAAGATTTGGAAAGCCCTGAATACCCTGTCGCAGAAAAGGAAGCCAAGAAAATCATGCACATCGCTTTACCCATTGGCAACAGCGTATTAATGGGAAACGATGTCCCTGAAATCCTCGGACATGTCGATGAAAATGAAAACCGCTCAAAAATCGTAATCACCGCAGAAAGCCGTGAAGAAGCAGACCACCTTTTCAAAGGACTAACCGTTGGCGGAACGATCGAATATCCAATGAGTGAAAGTCCGTGGGGTTCCTATTTCGGAATGTTTAGAGACCAATACGGCATTGAATGGATGGTGAGTTTTGATGCAAAATAG
- a CDS encoding superinfection exclusion B family protein, whose amino-acid sequence MSIKDIFEIKKLPSVFFLVIAVVGAFLFYGGEYVLIKADPKTTVGFYAYIIWLLSCGLLVTNVIKFILTEIRKFSLTNKFKKEYRETLQNLDAHEISVVREFFIQNRHALEFPYDHPVITGLISKEVIFITSSLGPNNFIVSGGKTTFTMNKYMRSIINPNEYFGLNKLSQEQIEQGRPHFLKKGIWDF is encoded by the coding sequence ATGAGTATCAAAGATATTTTCGAAATTAAAAAACTACCTTCAGTTTTTTTCTTAGTAATTGCAGTTGTTGGAGCTTTTCTTTTTTACGGCGGAGAATATGTATTAATAAAAGCTGATCCAAAAACAACTGTTGGTTTCTACGCATACATAATTTGGTTGTTAAGTTGCGGATTACTTGTAACTAACGTTATAAAATTCATCTTGACAGAGATTCGGAAATTTTCATTAACTAACAAATTCAAGAAAGAATATAGAGAAACTCTACAAAATCTAGACGCTCACGAAATCTCCGTTGTTAGAGAATTCTTTATACAAAATCGCCATGCTTTGGAATTTCCATATGATCATCCTGTTATAACTGGATTAATTAGTAAAGAAGTAATTTTCATAACTTCATCATTAGGTCCAAACAATTTCATAGTAAGTGGAGGAAAAACAACTTTCACTATGAACAAATATATGCGTTCAATTATAAATCCAAACGAATATTTTGGTCTGAACAAATTAAGTCAAGAACAAATTGAGCAAGGTCGTCCACATTTTTTAAAAAAAGGAATTTGGGATTTTTAA
- a CDS encoding DUF4294 domain-containing protein has protein sequence MCKIKIAGFLILFFSLSSFSQTEKDTLTMTAQDSSIIYSMELREIVVSPDGVSSVNDEDRKAKLILKRRIFRVYPYAKLTADKLTQMDETMAKLKTTREKKKYFKLVEKYLEEEFEPKLKKLSRKDGQILVKLINRQTGVSTYDLIKEYKSGWKAFWANSTARLFSINLKTEYRPYEVKEDYHIESILNAAFDLRQLTKQEAAKPIDFDKLHIYWLNKAKAAPKEEE, from the coding sequence ATGTGTAAAATAAAAATCGCCGGCTTTTTAATCCTATTCTTTAGTCTTAGTTCTTTTTCACAAACCGAAAAAGATACCTTAACCATGACTGCCCAAGATTCGTCCATTATCTATTCTATGGAATTGCGCGAAATTGTTGTTTCACCCGATGGTGTTTCTTCGGTCAATGATGAAGACCGCAAAGCGAAACTAATTTTAAAGAGAAGAATATTTAGAGTGTATCCTTATGCCAAACTTACTGCAGATAAGTTAACGCAAATGGATGAAACCATGGCGAAGTTAAAAACAACACGCGAAAAAAAGAAATATTTTAAATTGGTAGAAAAATACTTAGAAGAAGAATTTGAACCCAAACTAAAAAAACTGTCTCGCAAAGACGGTCAAATTCTAGTCAAATTAATCAATCGACAAACGGGGGTTTCTACTTATGACTTAATTAAAGAGTACAAAAGCGGATGGAAAGCCTTTTGGGCGAACTCAACAGCAAGATTATTCAGCATCAATCTAAAAACAGAATACCGACCATATGAAGTCAAAGAAGATTATCATATAGAGAGTATTCTAAATGCAGCATTTGATTTACGACAACTCACCAAGCAAGAAGCCGCAAAGCCTATTGATTTTGATAAGTTGCATATCTATTGGTTAAACAAAGCGAAGGCAGCGCCAAAAGAAGAAGAGTAA
- a CDS encoding M42 family metallopeptidase, whose amino-acid sequence MATKSILKESSMAFLENYLNNASPTGHEAEGQKIWMDYLKPYVDTFITDTYGSAVGVINPDAPYKVVIEGHADEISWYVNYITDDGLIYVIRNGGSDHMIAPSKRVNIHTKNGIVRGVFGWPAIHTRGRNGKAEEAAKIENIFIDCGCSTKAEIEALGIHVGCVITYPDNFEVLNNDKFVCRAIDNRMGGFMIAEVARLLKENKKKLPFGLYVVNSVQEEIGLRGAEMITQRIKPNVAIVTDVCHDTTTPMIEKKIEGDLKMGRGPVIAYAPATQNVLREMIVDTAVANKIPFQRHATSRVTGTDTDAFAYSNGGVASALISLPLRYMHTTVEMVHRDDVENVIKLIYETLLKIENNETFSYFK is encoded by the coding sequence ATGGCAACAAAATCAATATTAAAGGAGTCGTCGATGGCTTTTTTGGAAAATTATTTGAACAATGCCTCTCCAACAGGACATGAAGCTGAAGGGCAAAAAATTTGGATGGATTATTTAAAACCGTATGTAGATACGTTTATTACAGATACCTATGGAAGTGCCGTGGGTGTGATTAATCCCGATGCGCCTTATAAAGTAGTGATTGAAGGGCATGCCGATGAAATTTCGTGGTATGTGAATTATATTACCGATGACGGATTGATTTATGTGATTCGCAATGGCGGAAGTGACCACATGATTGCGCCTTCAAAACGTGTGAACATTCATACGAAGAACGGAATTGTTCGTGGCGTTTTTGGTTGGCCAGCCATTCATACCAGAGGTAGAAACGGAAAAGCCGAAGAAGCAGCAAAAATTGAGAACATTTTTATTGACTGTGGTTGCTCAACGAAAGCTGAAATTGAAGCATTAGGCATTCATGTAGGGTGTGTGATTACCTATCCCGATAATTTTGAAGTGTTGAACAACGATAAATTTGTGTGTAGAGCGATTGATAACCGCATGGGTGGTTTTATGATAGCCGAAGTTGCACGTTTATTAAAGGAAAACAAAAAGAAATTACCGTTTGGCTTGTACGTTGTGAACTCGGTACAAGAGGAAATTGGTTTGCGTGGTGCCGAAATGATTACGCAACGCATCAAACCCAACGTTGCTATTGTAACCGATGTTTGCCACGACACCACTACTCCAATGATTGAGAAAAAAATTGAAGGTGATTTAAAAATGGGACGCGGACCAGTGATTGCGTATGCTCCAGCAACACAAAATGTATTACGTGAAATGATTGTTGACACAGCGGTAGCCAACAAAATTCCGTTTCAACGCCATGCGACTTCTAGAGTAACCGGAACCGATACCGATGCATTTGCCTACAGCAATGGCGGAGTTGCCTCGGCTTTGATTTCGTTGCCGTTGCGTTATATGCACACGACTGTAGAAATGGTTCACCGTGACGACGTAGAGAATGTAATTAAATTGATTTACGAAACGCTATTGAAAATCGAGAACAACGAAACATTTAGTTATTTTAAATAA
- a CDS encoding phosphoribosylaminoimidazolesuccinocarboxamide synthase has product MNTITTTHFNFPGQKSVYRGKVREVYTINDDLLVMVATDRLSAFDVVLPKGIPYKGQILNQIATKFMELTSDIVPNWLVATPDPNVAVGHLCEPFKVEMVIRGYLSGHAAREYAAGRRILCGVEMPEGLKENDKFPTPIITPTTKADNGSHDEDISREAILANGIVKEEDYLVLEKYTRALYQRGTEIAASRGLILVDTKYEFGKTKDGQIVLIDEIHTPDSSRYFYAEGYQERQNNNEEQKQLSKEFVRRWLIENGFQGKEGQQIPNMTDEYIETVSERYIELFENIIGEQFVKADITNINERIEQNVLDYLQNR; this is encoded by the coding sequence ATGAACACAATTACGACTACCCATTTCAATTTTCCAGGTCAAAAATCGGTTTACCGTGGAAAAGTTAGAGAAGTTTATACTATCAACGATGATTTATTAGTGATGGTGGCTACCGACCGTCTTTCGGCATTTGATGTGGTTTTACCAAAAGGGATTCCTTACAAAGGCCAAATTCTGAATCAAATTGCGACGAAGTTCATGGAATTAACGTCGGATATTGTTCCCAATTGGTTAGTGGCTACTCCAGATCCAAACGTAGCGGTAGGTCATTTATGTGAGCCGTTTAAAGTAGAAATGGTTATTCGTGGGTATTTATCAGGACATGCAGCACGTGAATATGCAGCAGGAAGAAGAATCCTTTGCGGTGTGGAAATGCCAGAAGGGTTAAAAGAAAACGATAAATTCCCAACCCCAATCATCACGCCAACTACAAAAGCGGATAACGGTTCGCACGACGAAGACATTTCGCGTGAAGCCATTTTAGCTAACGGAATAGTTAAGGAAGAAGATTACTTAGTATTAGAAAAATATACAAGAGCGTTATACCAAAGAGGTACTGAAATTGCAGCGTCTCGAGGGTTAATCTTAGTGGATACCAAATATGAATTTGGAAAAACAAAAGACGGACAAATCGTATTAATCGACGAAATCCACACACCCGATTCTTCGCGTTATTTTTATGCAGAAGGCTACCAAGAAAGACAGAATAACAATGAAGAGCAAAAGCAATTGTCAAAAGAGTTTGTACGTCGTTGGTTAATTGAAAATGGTTTCCAAGGCAAAGAAGGGCAACAAATTCCAAACATGACGGACGAATACATTGAAACGGTTTCAGAACGTTACATTGAGTTATTCGAAAACATCATTGGAGAGCAATTCGTAAAAGCCGATATTACCAATATCAACGAACGCATTGAGCAAAATGTTTTGGATTATTTACAAAACAGATAA
- a CDS encoding acyl-CoA dehydrogenase: MDFKLTEEQIMIQQAARDFAQTELLPGVIERDEHSKFPTEQVKMMAELGFMGMMVDPKYGGAGLDSLSYVLAMEEIAKVDASAAVIMSVNNSLVCAGLEKYGSEEQKIKYLTPLAKGEVIGAFCLSEPEAGSDATSQRTTAIDMGDHYLVNGTKNWITNGGTASTYLVIAQTDASKGHKGINVLIVEKGMPGFEVGPKEKKMGIRGSDTHTLLFNDVKVPKENRIGEDGFGFAFAMSTLNGGRIGIASQALGIAQGAYELALKYAQERVAFGKPIFNHQAIAFKLADMHVKITCARLLIHKAATEKDNGQDIAHSGAMAKLYASEIALEVANEAVQIHGGNGYVSEYHVERMMRDSKITQIYEGTSEIQRIVISRGLVK, translated from the coding sequence ATGGATTTTAAATTAACCGAAGAGCAAATAATGATTCAGCAAGCTGCACGAGATTTTGCTCAAACAGAATTATTACCTGGAGTTATTGAAAGAGATGAACATTCAAAATTTCCTACTGAGCAAGTAAAAATGATGGCCGAACTTGGTTTCATGGGGATGATGGTGGATCCTAAATATGGCGGAGCTGGATTAGATAGCTTATCGTATGTTTTAGCAATGGAAGAAATTGCAAAAGTAGATGCTTCTGCCGCGGTTATTATGTCAGTAAACAACTCTTTAGTTTGTGCTGGTTTAGAAAAATATGGTTCAGAAGAGCAAAAAATAAAATATTTAACACCGCTAGCAAAAGGTGAAGTAATCGGAGCTTTTTGTTTATCAGAACCAGAAGCAGGTTCAGATGCAACATCTCAAAGAACTACTGCTATTGATATGGGCGACCACTATTTAGTAAACGGAACTAAAAACTGGATTACAAACGGAGGAACTGCATCTACATATTTAGTAATTGCTCAAACGGATGCTTCAAAAGGACATAAAGGAATTAACGTACTTATTGTTGAAAAAGGAATGCCTGGTTTTGAAGTAGGTCCAAAAGAAAAGAAAATGGGAATTCGTGGTTCTGATACGCACACTTTATTATTTAATGATGTAAAAGTTCCAAAAGAAAACAGAATTGGTGAAGACGGATTCGGTTTTGCGTTCGCAATGTCAACATTAAATGGAGGAAGAATTGGAATTGCTTCTCAAGCATTAGGAATTGCGCAAGGTGCTTATGAATTAGCGTTAAAATATGCTCAAGAACGTGTGGCTTTTGGAAAACCAATTTTTAATCATCAAGCTATCGCATTCAAATTAGCCGATATGCATGTTAAAATTACATGTGCTAGATTATTAATCCACAAAGCTGCTACCGAAAAAGATAACGGTCAAGATATTGCTCATTCTGGGGCTATGGCAAAATTATATGCGTCAGAAATTGCTTTAGAAGTAGCTAATGAAGCCGTACAAATTCACGGTGGAAACGGTTATGTAAGTGAATATCACGTTGAAAGAATGATGCGTGACTCAAAAATTACTCAGATTTATGAAGGAACTTCAGAAATTCAAAGAATTGTAATTTCAAGAGGCTTAGTAAAATAG
- a CDS encoding PhoH family protein → MNERVIELTDIAPKEFWGAQDAHLETIKKYYPKLKIVARGTTLKAFGEAEILDEFETRFKRLMHHFSRYNSIDDNVILRVLETSHQHDVEHMHDRDKILVHGIGGKLIKAMTPNQQKLVDTIYKNDMVFAIGPAGTGKTYTGVAMAVKALKEKQVKRIILTRPAVEAGENLGFLPGDMKEKLDPYMQPLYDALRDMLPPQTLEDYILKGIIQIAPLAFMRGRTLDNAFVILDEAQNTTHSQMKMFLTRMGKNAKFMITGDPGQVDLPRRTISGLKEAILILKDVEGVGIIYLDDKDIVRHRLVKKIIDAYKSIENND, encoded by the coding sequence TTGAACGAAAGAGTAATTGAATTAACCGACATCGCTCCAAAAGAGTTTTGGGGCGCACAAGATGCTCATCTTGAAACGATTAAGAAGTATTATCCGAAATTAAAAATTGTAGCCAGAGGCACGACTTTAAAAGCTTTTGGCGAAGCAGAAATTTTAGATGAATTCGAAACTCGTTTTAAACGATTAATGCATCATTTTTCGCGATACAACAGTATTGATGACAATGTGATTCTAAGAGTTTTAGAAACCAGTCATCAACACGATGTTGAGCACATGCACGATAGGGATAAAATTTTAGTGCACGGAATAGGAGGCAAGCTCATTAAAGCCATGACCCCTAACCAACAAAAATTAGTAGATACCATTTATAAAAACGATATGGTGTTTGCTATCGGTCCAGCCGGAACAGGAAAAACCTATACGGGTGTGGCTATGGCGGTTAAAGCATTGAAAGAAAAACAGGTCAAACGAATTATTTTAACGCGTCCTGCCGTAGAAGCCGGTGAAAATTTAGGGTTTCTTCCGGGGGATATGAAGGAAAAACTAGACCCGTATATGCAACCTTTATATGATGCATTGCGCGATATGTTGCCCCCACAAACCTTAGAAGATTATATTTTAAAAGGAATTATTCAAATTGCTCCTTTGGCTTTTATGCGTGGTCGTACCTTAGATAATGCCTTTGTTATTTTGGATGAAGCACAAAACACGACACATTCACAAATGAAAATGTTTTTAACCCGTATGGGAAAAAATGCCAAATTCATGATTACAGGCGACCCAGGTCAGGTGGATTTACCCCGAAGAACGATTTCTGGTTTAAAAGAAGCCATTCTCATTTTAAAAGATGTAGAAGGCGTTGGAATTATTTATTTAGATGATAAAGACATCGTGCGTCATAGATTAGTGAAGAAAATTATTGATGCATATAAGAGTATTGAGAATAATGATTAA
- a CDS encoding DUF6236 family protein: MTIPFGRALYYPHINFRDYNWLKYVALYYDGIDRIVPSDDLVEEIDFIQRLNDSSISSETQFVRNINPRGYADEIAHDFLVYAKAELCNKEKREEIYKKISHIVTPNDTYFVHTQKMGQELLRELPKLEIPIKEFSLEFENFIEFDAVTGAMYMSRLANCIATHKSLPIVSDDLNFQTIVREAQKDRNISDISETLATMVIQSVVPKNIENISTKKIIEFRNKYRDERQQFYLNINDLVKDLYKIEDEQSLKDALHFRKQHIERATKDIEGVFKSLKIDTSFAIMALSVPSFASGLGWAVAGAGLVAVAAGKLALKGIDYQKTKRNSPYSYILTMKNQLGNEELAESLLKGKILF, translated from the coding sequence ATGACAATACCATTTGGACGCGCTTTATACTATCCTCATATCAATTTTCGTGATTATAATTGGTTGAAATATGTAGCATTATATTATGATGGAATTGACAGAATAGTTCCATCAGATGACCTAGTAGAAGAAATTGATTTTATTCAAAGATTAAATGATTCTTCGATAAGTTCAGAAACACAATTTGTAAGAAATATTAACCCAAGAGGTTATGCGGATGAAATTGCTCACGACTTTCTTGTTTACGCTAAAGCCGAATTATGTAACAAAGAAAAAAGAGAAGAAATTTACAAGAAAATTTCTCATATTGTAACTCCAAACGATACTTATTTTGTTCATACCCAGAAAATGGGACAAGAATTATTAAGAGAACTTCCAAAACTCGAAATTCCAATAAAAGAGTTTTCTTTAGAATTTGAAAATTTTATTGAATTTGATGCAGTAACAGGTGCTATGTATATGTCAAGACTTGCAAATTGTATTGCAACTCATAAATCATTACCAATAGTTTCTGATGATTTAAATTTTCAAACAATAGTAAGAGAGGCACAAAAAGACAGGAATATAAGTGATATAAGTGAAACTTTGGCAACGATGGTAATTCAATCAGTCGTACCAAAAAATATTGAAAATATATCAACTAAAAAAATAATTGAATTTAGGAATAAATATCGAGATGAAAGACAACAATTTTATTTAAATATAAACGATTTAGTTAAGGATTTGTACAAAATAGAAGATGAGCAATCGCTAAAAGATGCGTTACATTTCAGAAAACAACATATTGAAAGAGCAACTAAAGATATCGAAGGTGTTTTTAAATCGTTAAAAATTGACACAAGTTTTGCAATAATGGCTTTATCAGTTCCATCATTTGCTTCTGGACTTGGCTGGGCAGTAGCTGGAGCTGGACTTGTTGCTGTTGCTGCAGGAAAACTAGCATTAAAAGGTATAGATTATCAAAAAACTAAAAGAAATAGTCCTTATTCTTACATATTAACAATGAAAAATCAACTTGGAAATGAAGAACTTGCAGAATCACTTCTAAAAGGGAAAATATTATTTTAA
- a CDS encoding endonuclease III domain-containing protein codes for MLFENWKENLAPLIDKYKGRKHPLHYNNTYELLIMVILSAQDSDANINSITIPFFENYSNLEHISNASIEEITPYFTKVKNFSTKASWILEIAKRLKTDHNIPTNLTDLIALKGVGRKSANVILRETNQKAEGIIVDLHVIRVVPRIGLTPKYEDGNKIEKLLIQQLPYEIWDEIGMAFSFLGREICRPTHPKCDVCPINTHCNYFKNLNK; via the coding sequence ATGTTATTTGAGAATTGGAAAGAAAATTTAGCCCCACTAATTGACAAGTATAAAGGAAGAAAACATCCATTACACTACAATAACACCTATGAATTATTGATAATGGTAATTTTATCTGCACAAGATTCGGATGCCAACATCAACAGCATTACTATCCCTTTTTTTGAAAACTATTCAAATCTAGAGCATATCTCAAATGCAAGCATTGAAGAAATTACACCCTACTTTACTAAAGTCAAAAATTTTTCCACAAAAGCAAGCTGGATACTTGAAATTGCTAAACGTTTAAAAACAGACCACAATATCCCAACGAATTTAACCGATTTAATTGCATTAAAAGGCGTTGGAAGAAAATCTGCAAATGTAATATTAAGAGAAACCAATCAAAAAGCAGAAGGAATTATAGTCGATTTACATGTGATTAGAGTAGTGCCAAGAATTGGTTTAACACCAAAATATGAAGATGGAAATAAAATTGAAAAACTACTAATTCAGCAATTACCTTATGAAATTTGGGATGAAATAGGAATGGCTTTTTCGTTTTTAGGTAGAGAAATCTGTCGACCAACCCATCCAAAATGCGATGTGTGCCCAATAAACACGCATTGCAACTATTTTAAAAATTTAAACAAATAA